A genomic region of Desulfosarcina ovata subsp. ovata contains the following coding sequences:
- the hflC gene encoding protease modulator HflC, translated as MKLKAILAIAGALVLLLFVCAYTVDETEQVVVTRFDKVQRTETTPGLKFKIPVIEKALVFPKNLQEWDGDPGQIPTRDKTYIWVNTFARWKIVDPVTFFKSVGYVNRAQQRLDEIIDPTVRNFITSNRLIEAVRNSNRELDTFEDLGDGIQEEPQNDKPARFSQVFIGRDKIDSGILNQAKPKLAPFGIELVEVKIKRVNYVEEVRKSVYDRMIAERKQIAQKFRSEGKGEAQKILGEKERELKRIESEAYRTAQEVKGKADAESTRLYAESYGLDPEFYSFVKTLEVYNDALSRNSSLVLSTDSEIFKYMKGYEGKSSVSP; from the coding sequence ATGAAATTAAAAGCGATACTGGCCATTGCCGGTGCATTGGTGCTGCTCCTCTTCGTGTGTGCCTATACGGTGGACGAAACCGAACAGGTCGTGGTCACCCGTTTCGATAAAGTTCAACGGACCGAAACCACGCCCGGGCTCAAGTTCAAAATCCCGGTCATCGAAAAAGCCCTGGTCTTCCCTAAAAACCTGCAGGAGTGGGACGGCGATCCAGGCCAGATTCCCACCCGGGACAAGACCTATATCTGGGTCAACACCTTTGCGCGGTGGAAAATCGTCGATCCGGTCACATTTTTCAAAAGCGTCGGCTACGTCAACCGGGCGCAGCAGCGTCTCGATGAAATCATCGACCCCACGGTGCGCAACTTCATCACTTCCAACCGTCTCATCGAAGCCGTGCGCAACAGCAATCGCGAGCTGGATACCTTCGAGGATCTCGGTGACGGCATCCAGGAAGAGCCCCAAAATGACAAACCGGCCCGTTTTTCTCAGGTTTTCATCGGTCGTGACAAAATTGACAGCGGCATTTTGAACCAGGCCAAGCCCAAACTGGCCCCATTCGGAATTGAATTGGTGGAAGTCAAAATCAAGCGGGTCAACTATGTTGAGGAAGTCCGCAAATCGGTATACGATCGAATGATTGCCGAACGGAAGCAGATCGCACAAAAATTCAGGTCCGAAGGAAAAGGCGAAGCCCAGAAGATCCTAGGTGAAAAAGAACGCGAATTGAAGCGCATCGAATCGGAAGCCTACCGTACCGCTCAAGAGGTCAAAGGCAAGGCCGATGCGGAGTCAACCCGGCTTTACGCCGAATCCTATGGACTCGATCCGGAGTTCTATTCATTTGTAAAAACGCTCGAAGTGTATAATGACGCGCTGTCGCGCAACAGTTCGCTCGTGCTGTCGACAGATTCCGAGATCTTCAAATACATGAAGGGCTACGAGGGAAAATCATCGGTATCGCCGTAA
- a CDS encoding 30S ribosomal protein bS22: MGSVIKKRRKKMRKHKHRKLLARTRHQRRKGK, translated from the coding sequence TTGGGTAGCGTGATCAAGAAACGAAGAAAAAAGATGCGTAAGCATAAGCACAGAAAGCTGTTGGCCCGTACGCGGCATCAGCGCAGAAAGGGCAAATAA
- a CDS encoding FmdB family zinc ribbon protein produces MPLYEYQCTACGKIEEAIQKFSDAPLTTCKHCSGKLNKLISQSSFHLKGTGWYVTDYSKKSSPENGKSAAPSETKNEKSTSGDTKATPAQSDK; encoded by the coding sequence ATGCCGCTCTACGAATATCAATGCACTGCCTGCGGGAAAATTGAAGAGGCCATTCAGAAATTTTCGGATGCCCCGCTGACCACTTGCAAACATTGCTCTGGAAAACTGAACAAACTGATTTCACAGAGCAGCTTCCATTTAAAGGGTACCGGCTGGTATGTAACGGACTATTCCAAAAAATCCTCCCCTGAAAACGGGAAAAGTGCAGCGCCATCTGAAACCAAGAATGAGAAAAGCACCTCCGGCGATACAAAAGCAACGCCAGCGCAAAGCGATAAATAG
- the groES gene encoding co-chaperone GroES, giving the protein MKLRPLQDRILVQRVEEETKTKGGIIIPDTAKEKPAEGQVVAVGNGKVGDDGSRVALEIKVGDKILFGKYSGTEVKIEGEEYLIMREDDVLGVIE; this is encoded by the coding sequence ATGAAACTCAGACCATTGCAGGATCGAATTCTGGTGCAGCGCGTCGAGGAAGAGACCAAGACCAAAGGTGGAATCATCATTCCGGATACGGCCAAAGAGAAACCGGCTGAAGGCCAAGTGGTCGCCGTCGGCAATGGCAAAGTTGGCGATGATGGGAGTCGCGTTGCCTTGGAAATCAAGGTTGGCGATAAGATTCTGTTTGGAAAATATTCAGGCACCGAAGTGAAGATTGAAGGTGAAGAGTACTTGATCATGCGCGAAGACGACGTGCTCGGCGTCATTGAGTAA
- the groL gene encoding chaperonin GroEL (60 kDa chaperone family; promotes refolding of misfolded polypeptides especially under stressful conditions; forms two stacked rings of heptamers to form a barrel-shaped 14mer; ends can be capped by GroES; misfolded proteins enter the barrel where they are refolded when GroES binds): MAGKVIKYDMKAREAMLNGVKALADAVVVTLGPKGRNVVIDKSWGSPTVTKDGVTVAKEIELEDKFENMGAQMVKEVASKTSDMAGDGTTTATVLARAIYEEGQKLVAAGNNPMSIKRGIDKAVETAVKELHKMSKPTKDQREIAQVGTISANNDETIGNIIAEAMNKVGKEGVITVEEAKGMETTLDVVEGMQFDRGYLSPYFVTDPEKMVASLEDPYILINEKKVSNMKDLLPVLEQVAKMGKPLVIIAEDVDGEALATLVVNKLRGTLQVAAVKAPGFGDRRKAMLEDIAILTGGQVVSEDLGIKLESMTITDLGKAKRISIDKDNTTIVDGAGARSALEGRVKQIRAQIEETSSDYDREKLQERLAKLIGGVAVINVGAATETEMKEKKARVEDALNATRAAVEEGIVPGGGVALVRTLSALDKVKIKADQKLGVKVVMRAIEEPLRRIASNAGYEGSVVIDKVKNAEGAMGYNAATNEYEDLIEAGVIDPTKVVRFALQNAGSVASLMLTTEAMIAEKPDDKAADPMAGAGAGGMGGMGGMGGMGGMM, encoded by the coding sequence ATGGCTGGTAAAGTGATTAAGTACGATATGAAAGCCCGCGAGGCAATGCTCAACGGCGTAAAGGCGCTTGCCGATGCAGTGGTTGTCACCCTGGGTCCCAAGGGCAGAAACGTCGTCATCGATAAATCGTGGGGTTCTCCCACGGTTACCAAAGACGGTGTCACCGTTGCAAAAGAGATCGAACTGGAAGATAAGTTTGAGAACATGGGTGCCCAAATGGTCAAGGAAGTCGCCAGCAAAACCAGCGACATGGCCGGTGACGGAACCACCACTGCAACCGTGCTTGCCCGCGCCATCTACGAAGAGGGGCAGAAACTCGTTGCCGCCGGCAACAACCCCATGTCCATTAAACGGGGCATCGACAAAGCCGTCGAGACTGCCGTTAAAGAGCTTCACAAAATGAGCAAACCGACCAAGGATCAGCGGGAAATTGCCCAGGTCGGAACCATCTCCGCCAACAACGACGAAACCATCGGCAACATCATTGCCGAGGCCATGAACAAGGTCGGCAAAGAAGGCGTCATCACGGTCGAAGAGGCCAAAGGGATGGAGACCACTCTGGATGTGGTCGAGGGTATGCAGTTCGACCGCGGTTACCTCTCCCCCTACTTTGTCACCGACCCGGAGAAAATGGTTGCCTCCCTGGAAGACCCCTATATCCTCATCAATGAAAAAAAAGTCAGCAACATGAAAGACCTGCTGCCGGTTCTTGAACAGGTAGCCAAAATGGGCAAACCCCTGGTAATCATTGCCGAGGACGTGGATGGTGAAGCACTGGCCACCCTGGTCGTGAACAAACTGCGCGGCACCCTGCAGGTTGCCGCTGTCAAAGCCCCCGGTTTCGGCGATCGCAGAAAAGCGATGCTCGAAGATATCGCCATTCTCACCGGCGGTCAGGTGGTATCCGAAGATCTGGGCATCAAACTCGAGAGCATGACCATTACCGATCTGGGTAAAGCCAAACGCATCTCCATCGACAAAGACAACACCACCATCGTCGACGGCGCCGGTGCACGCTCCGCTCTGGAAGGCCGGGTCAAACAGATCCGCGCACAGATCGAAGAAACTTCCTCCGATTATGATCGTGAAAAACTGCAGGAACGTCTGGCCAAACTGATCGGTGGCGTTGCCGTAATCAATGTCGGGGCAGCCACCGAAACCGAGATGAAAGAGAAAAAAGCCCGTGTTGAAGACGCACTCAACGCGACCCGTGCCGCCGTTGAAGAGGGTATCGTGCCCGGTGGCGGTGTCGCCCTGGTGCGCACCCTTTCCGCACTGGACAAGGTCAAAATCAAGGCTGACCAGAAATTGGGCGTCAAAGTGGTTATGCGCGCCATTGAAGAACCGCTCCGCCGGATCGCTTCCAACGCCGGTTACGAGGGCAGTGTGGTCATCGATAAGGTTAAAAACGCCGAAGGCGCCATGGGCTACAATGCGGCGACCAATGAGTATGAAGACCTGATCGAAGCCGGTGTCATCGACCCCACCAAAGTGGTTCGTTTCGCCCTGCAAAATGCAGGCAGCGTGGCATCCCTGATGCTCACCACCGAGGCCATGATCGCTGAGAAACCCGACGACAAGGCAGCCGACCCGATGGCTGGCGCCGGTGCCGGCGGTATGGGCGGCATGGGTGGCATGGGCGGCATGGGCGGCATGATGTAG
- a CDS encoding LysM peptidoglycan-binding domain-containing protein, whose protein sequence is MSCRTNSMMDFCFFVLLALFFSSAATAADNINVVESETGFYYTIQKGDTLWDLSRQFNDSPWLWPELWEENDQISNPHWIFPGERIRLYKKSGTQATAIESVPSMPSPAPKAEAPYFLFSAINRVGFIRKPPVEPSGTLLDVEGKKTLISEGDIVYIRPSADASQNQLIPGSRHTVFRYMAPTDARNSTDTIGTQHYLLGIVEVTQKKPDLVTATVIKSFRTMRVDDLLMPYVQKSAKIELKPSTPGIEGQIVISEEHSTLTGDYVLAFIDKGRSDHIEVGQQYSIYRQQKLDSGAALPPVDLGAFMVLHTEATTSTVVITNASNNIRRGEHFRTPIH, encoded by the coding sequence ATGAGTTGCAGAACGAATTCAATGATGGATTTTTGCTTTTTTGTCCTGCTTGCGCTGTTTTTTTCCTCAGCGGCAACAGCGGCGGACAATATCAATGTCGTCGAAAGTGAAACAGGATTCTACTACACCATTCAAAAAGGGGATACGCTCTGGGATCTTTCCAGGCAATTCAATGACTCACCTTGGCTGTGGCCGGAATTATGGGAAGAAAACGACCAGATCAGTAATCCTCACTGGATCTTTCCAGGAGAACGGATCCGGCTTTACAAAAAATCAGGCACGCAGGCCACCGCCATTGAAAGTGTACCGAGCATGCCGTCCCCTGCCCCAAAAGCGGAGGCGCCCTATTTCCTCTTTTCCGCCATCAATCGTGTCGGCTTCATCCGCAAGCCTCCGGTAGAACCATCGGGAACCCTGCTGGATGTCGAAGGCAAAAAAACCCTGATCAGCGAAGGGGACATCGTCTACATCCGCCCCTCAGCAGATGCATCACAGAATCAGCTCATCCCGGGGAGCCGGCATACCGTGTTCCGGTATATGGCCCCTACGGATGCGCGGAATTCGACGGATACGATCGGAACCCAGCATTACCTTCTGGGCATCGTTGAAGTGACTCAGAAAAAACCGGATCTGGTAACGGCAACAGTAATCAAATCCTTCCGGACCATGCGCGTTGATGATCTGCTGATGCCCTATGTACAGAAAAGCGCCAAAATCGAACTCAAGCCGAGTACGCCGGGAATCGAGGGTCAGATTGTCATCTCCGAGGAACACTCCACATTGACCGGTGATTATGTCCTGGCCTTTATCGACAAAGGCCGGTCTGACCATATCGAGGTCGGCCAGCAGTACAGCATCTACAGGCAACAGAAGCTGGACAGTGGAGCGGCCCTGCCGCCGGTCGATCTTGGCGCCTTTATGGTTCTGCACACGGAAGCGACCACCTCGACCGTGGTGATCACCAATGCCAGCAACAACATCCGGCGGGGAGAACATTTCCGCACCCCCATCCACTAA